From one Marmota flaviventris isolate mMarFla1 chromosome 1, mMarFla1.hap1, whole genome shotgun sequence genomic stretch:
- the Plin5 gene encoding perilipin-5 isoform X2, whose product MRPLRPPNPTCVSRTSRAWCSGWRHCPWSGPPAQPSRGPTALPRTDTRCWAPPAAWPSTAWGASPAGPWAARSRCWTACSLSLPSLCIPACVPLSSPLPSVATVNDLACRGLDKLEEKLPLLQQPSDSVVTSAKDAVASSVTGVVDLAWRRRWSVELKRSVSHALDTVLGKSEELVDHFLPMSEEELAALAAEAQSPEVGSVEDQRRQQGYFVRLGSLSAKIRHLAYEHSLGKLRQSRLRAQDTLAQLQEALELIHRSQSGAGPSPAAQSGKATSQWEDQRPLENGRRRSQAELETLVLSRSLTLELRSTVEALEASVRGLPAGAQAKVAEVRRSVDALQAAFADARSFGDVPAAALAEGRGRVARAHACVDELLELVVQTVPLPWLVGPFAPILMERSEPLLGLEDWVDEVVGDPDPRWAHMDWPAQQRAWQAEHGDGTGLPGGAGVEEPEAPRRQVKHTLMPELDF is encoded by the exons ATGAGGCCTCTCAGGCCCCCCAACCCAACTTGTGTGAGCAGGACCAGCAG AGCGTGGTGCAGCGGGTGGCGGCACTGCCCCTGGTCCGGACCACCTGCACAGCCATCTCGGGGGCCTACAGCGCTGCCAAGGACAGACACCCGCTGCTGGGCTCCGCCTGCCGCCTGGCCGAGCACTGCCTGGGGGGCCTCACCAGCCGGGCCCTGGGCCGCGCGCAGCCGCTGCTGGACCGCCTGCAGCCTCAGC CTGCCCTCCCTCTGCATCCCTGCCTGTGTCCCTCtctcctcacccctcccctcaGTGGCCACAGTGAATGACCTCGCCTGCAGGGGCCTGGACAAACTGGAGGAGAAGCTGCCCCTTCTCCAGCAACCTTCAGACTCG GTGGTGACCTCGGCCAAGGACGCGGTGGCTAGTAGTGTCACAGGCGTGGTGGACCTGGCCTGGCGGCGCCGCTGGAGTGTGGAGCTGAAGCGCTCTGTGAGCCACGCCCTGGACACTGTGCTGGGCAAGTCCGAGGAGCTGGTGGACCACTTCCTGCCCATGTCGGAGGAGGAGCTCG CGGCGCTGgcagctgaggcccagagcccagaggtGGGCTCCGTGGAGGACCAGAGGAGGCAGCAGGGCTACTTCGTGCGCCTGGGCTCCCTGTCAGCGAAGATCCGCCACCTGGCCTATGAGCACtccctggggaaactgaggcagagccGACTCCGTGCCCAGGACACCCTGGCCCAGctgcaggaggccctggagcTG ATCCACCGATCGCAGAGCGGGGCCGGCCCCTCCCCTGCAGCCCAGTCTGGGAAGGCGACGTCGCAGTGGGAGGACCAGCGTCCCCTGGAGAATGGGCGCAGGCGCAGCCAg GCGGAGCTGGAGACCCTGGTGCTGTCGCGCAGCCTGACCCTGGAGCTGCGGAGCACGGTGGAGGCGCTCGAGGCCAGCGTGCGGGGCCTGCCCGCCGGCGCCCAGGCGAAGGTGGCGGAGGTGCGGCGCAGCGTGGACGCCCTGCAGGCCGCCTTCGCCGACGCCCGCTCCTTTGGGGACGTGCCGGCGGCCGCGCTGGCCGAGGGTCGGGGCCGCGTGGCCAGGGCCCACGCCTGCGTGGACGAGCTGCTGGAGCTGGTGGTGCAGACGGTGCCGCTGCCCTGGCTCGTGGGGCCCTTCGCGCCCATCCTCATGGAGCGGTCCGAGCCCCTGCTTGGCCTGGAGGACTGGGTGGACGAGGTGGTGGGCGACCCCGACCCGCGCTGGGCGCACATGGACTGGCCAGCCCAGCAGAGAGCCTGGCAGGCCGAGCACGGCGACGGGACGGGCCTCCCCGGGGGCGCCGGCGTGGAGGAGCCCGAGGCCCCGCGGCGCCAGGTCAAGCACACGCTGATGCCGGAGCTGGACTTCTAG
- the Lrg1 gene encoding leucine-rich alpha-2-glycoprotein, protein MPLPQAIETQDDQRRATMSPWSGQQMQRTLFLLLLLVALAQGVTPSPKACVTLPSPGGSTVSCLSPARFPAPLPADTVHLVVEFSTLTQLPASALRGAAGLRELHLASNRLQELPAKLLLPVPRLEVLDLTHNLLTQLPPGLFRASAALRVLVLKANRLKALQASWLLGLKALEHLDLSSNSLQTLPPGLLANLGALRTLDLGDNQLETLPPDLLRGPLRLERLHLEENRLQVLGETLLAKQPALRYLFLSDNRLTTVAAGAFHNLKELDMLDLSNNLLSSVPRGLWESLGMPSRDMKDGFDISGNPWVCDQNLDDLCRWLVANKHRMFSQNDTRCAGPDALRGRMLLEVSGSP, encoded by the exons ATGCCACTTCCCCAGGCCATAGAGACCCAGGACGACCAGAGAAGAGCCACCATGTCCCCCTGGAGTGGGCAGCAAATGCAGAG AACCCTGTTCCTACTACTGCTGTTGGTGGCCCTGGCCCAGGGCGTCACGCCGAGCCCCAAAGCGTGCGTGACCTTGCCGTCCCCCGGGGGCAGCACCGTCTCCTGCCTCTCGCCTGCCCGGTTCCCCGCGCCCCTCCCGGCTGACACGGTCCACCTAGTGGTGGAGTTCTCCACGCTGACACAGCTGCCGGCCAGCGCCCTGCGCGGCGCCGCGGGCCTCCGGGAGTTACACCTGGCCAGCAACCGGCTGCAGGAGCTGCCCGCCAAGCTGCTGCTTCCTGTGCCGCGGCTGGAGGTGCTGGACCTCACCCACAACCTCCTCACCCAGCTGCCCCCCGGCCTCTTCCGGGCCTCTGCCGCGCTCCGCGTCCTGGTGCTGAAGGCTAACCGGCTGAAGGCCCTGCAGGCCTCGTGGCTACTCGGCCTCAAAGCCCTGGAGCATCTGGACCTGTCCTCCAACAGCCTCCAGACGCTCCCCCCAGGGCTGCTGGCCAATCTCGGGGCCCTGCGCACCCTTGACCTTGGGGACAACCAGCTGGAGACCTTGCCACCTGACCTCCTGAGGGGCCCGCTGCGCTTGGAGCGGCTGCACCTGGAGGAGAACCGGTTGCAGGTCCTTGGAGAGACACTCCTGGCAAAGCAGCCGGCGCTGCGCTACCTCTTCCTCAGTGACAACAGGCTGACCACGGTGGCTGCCGGCGCCTTCCACAACCTGAAGGAGCTGGACATGCTGGACCTCTCCAACAACCTGCTGTCCAGCGTGCCCAGAGGGCTCTGGGAATCCCTGGGAATGCCCTCCAGGGACATGAAGGACGGCTTTGACATCTCGGGCAACCCCTGGGTCTGCGACCAAAACCTGGATGACCTCTGTCGCTGGCTTGTGGCCAACAAGCACAGGATGTTCTCCCAGAATGACACGCGCTGTGCTGGGCCTGACGCCCTGAGGGGACGGATGCTGCTGGAGGTGTCAGGGTCCCCGTGA
- the Plin5 gene encoding perilipin-5 isoform X1: protein MDLPCALCSLPIGRFQEAPPPSSYKAGGAGGGGDWGLRPEPGLGSSEAPGSGPRLRATRVTLFAAAMSEDEASQAPQPNLCEQDQQSVVQRVAALPLVRTTCTAISGAYSAAKDRHPLLGSACRLAEHCLGGLTSRALGRAQPLLDRLQPQLATVNDLACRGLDKLEEKLPLLQQPSDSVVTSAKDAVASSVTGVVDLAWRRRWSVELKRSVSHALDTVLGKSEELVDHFLPMSEEELAALAAEAQSPEVGSVEDQRRQQGYFVRLGSLSAKIRHLAYEHSLGKLRQSRLRAQDTLAQLQEALELIHRSQSGAGPSPAAQSGKATSQWEDQRPLENGRRRSQAELETLVLSRSLTLELRSTVEALEASVRGLPAGAQAKVAEVRRSVDALQAAFADARSFGDVPAAALAEGRGRVARAHACVDELLELVVQTVPLPWLVGPFAPILMERSEPLLGLEDWVDEVVGDPDPRWAHMDWPAQQRAWQAEHGDGTGLPGGAGVEEPEAPRRQVKHTLMPELDF from the exons ATGGACCTGCCCTGTGCTCTGTGCTCTCTGCCTATTGGTCGGTTCCAAGAGGCCCCGCCTCCGAGCAGCTATAAGGCGGGCGGAGCCGGCGGGGGCGGAGACTGGGGCCTGAGACCCGAGCCGGGACTGGGGTCCTCGGAGGCACCCGGCTCAGGTCCCAGGCTGCGAGCGACCAG GGTGACCCTGTTCGCAGCAGCCATGTCTGAGGATGAGGCCTCTCAGGCCCCCCAACCCAACTTGTGTGAGCAGGACCAGCAG AGCGTGGTGCAGCGGGTGGCGGCACTGCCCCTGGTCCGGACCACCTGCACAGCCATCTCGGGGGCCTACAGCGCTGCCAAGGACAGACACCCGCTGCTGGGCTCCGCCTGCCGCCTGGCCGAGCACTGCCTGGGGGGCCTCACCAGCCGGGCCCTGGGCCGCGCGCAGCCGCTGCTGGACCGCCTGCAGCCTCAGC TGGCCACAGTGAATGACCTCGCCTGCAGGGGCCTGGACAAACTGGAGGAGAAGCTGCCCCTTCTCCAGCAACCTTCAGACTCG GTGGTGACCTCGGCCAAGGACGCGGTGGCTAGTAGTGTCACAGGCGTGGTGGACCTGGCCTGGCGGCGCCGCTGGAGTGTGGAGCTGAAGCGCTCTGTGAGCCACGCCCTGGACACTGTGCTGGGCAAGTCCGAGGAGCTGGTGGACCACTTCCTGCCCATGTCGGAGGAGGAGCTCG CGGCGCTGgcagctgaggcccagagcccagaggtGGGCTCCGTGGAGGACCAGAGGAGGCAGCAGGGCTACTTCGTGCGCCTGGGCTCCCTGTCAGCGAAGATCCGCCACCTGGCCTATGAGCACtccctggggaaactgaggcagagccGACTCCGTGCCCAGGACACCCTGGCCCAGctgcaggaggccctggagcTG ATCCACCGATCGCAGAGCGGGGCCGGCCCCTCCCCTGCAGCCCAGTCTGGGAAGGCGACGTCGCAGTGGGAGGACCAGCGTCCCCTGGAGAATGGGCGCAGGCGCAGCCAg GCGGAGCTGGAGACCCTGGTGCTGTCGCGCAGCCTGACCCTGGAGCTGCGGAGCACGGTGGAGGCGCTCGAGGCCAGCGTGCGGGGCCTGCCCGCCGGCGCCCAGGCGAAGGTGGCGGAGGTGCGGCGCAGCGTGGACGCCCTGCAGGCCGCCTTCGCCGACGCCCGCTCCTTTGGGGACGTGCCGGCGGCCGCGCTGGCCGAGGGTCGGGGCCGCGTGGCCAGGGCCCACGCCTGCGTGGACGAGCTGCTGGAGCTGGTGGTGCAGACGGTGCCGCTGCCCTGGCTCGTGGGGCCCTTCGCGCCCATCCTCATGGAGCGGTCCGAGCCCCTGCTTGGCCTGGAGGACTGGGTGGACGAGGTGGTGGGCGACCCCGACCCGCGCTGGGCGCACATGGACTGGCCAGCCCAGCAGAGAGCCTGGCAGGCCGAGCACGGCGACGGGACGGGCCTCCCCGGGGGCGCCGGCGTGGAGGAGCCCGAGGCCCCGCGGCGCCAGGTCAAGCACACGCTGATGCCGGAGCTGGACTTCTAG